One segment of Nocardioides sp. QY071 DNA contains the following:
- a CDS encoding catalase, translated as MDPKQAPLPGAPSAVPPSLAEPTEPVEPLPPKPDQATPDTRTPTGAPASDDPRSAGQQGRWLTTSTGTRLGDTDHSLKAGERGPTLLQDHHLREKITHFDHERIPERVVHARGAGAHGYFEGYGTAASVTFAGLFAEGKRTPVFVRFSTVLGSRGSADTVRDTRGFATKFYTDEGVWDLVGNNMPVFFIQDGIKFPDIIHAGKPHPDREIPQAQSAHDTFWDFVSLHTEAQHHALWNMSDRGIPRSLRMMEGFGVHTFRLTNEAGETSLVKFHWKPRLGIHSLTWEEAQLIGGLDPDFHRRDLADAIEADAHPEWELGIQVFEDTDDQLFLGIDLLDPTKLVPEELAPVQPIGRMVLDRNPTNYFAETEQVAFHVGHLVPGIDVTDDPLIQARLFSYVDTQLTRLGGPNFNQIPVNRTHAPVNDMLRDGFHQHAVHAGVAPYHPNSLDGGCPFMAGADLSDEQTRAFVDAARNVAGSKVRAQPATFDDHFTQPRLFWASMSPVEQEHIIRSYSFELGKCYEQAIKERQLQALAQIDPRLCSEVATALGLPAPEPSDTLPDVTPSHALSQLAGGPWPGDGRVVGIVVDPDGDLADVAEVRSTVRSSGMVPLVIAPHGGTVGDLDVQRTFATVRSVELDAVLLAGSPVAARDALPVRDAKAGAARTTTLDPRVVLLLEEAYRHAKVIGAWGEGVRALAVAGIPEDVPGVVTGSAGIGVLDEVLALSGMHRAWDRFVTSGLA; from the coding sequence ATGGACCCGAAGCAGGCCCCCCTCCCCGGTGCGCCGAGCGCCGTCCCGCCCAGCCTCGCCGAGCCGACGGAGCCCGTCGAGCCGCTGCCGCCGAAGCCGGATCAGGCCACGCCCGACACCCGGACGCCGACCGGCGCCCCTGCGAGTGACGATCCCCGCTCGGCGGGCCAGCAGGGTCGCTGGCTGACCACGTCGACCGGGACCCGGCTGGGCGACACCGACCACTCGCTCAAGGCGGGCGAGCGCGGGCCGACCCTGCTGCAGGACCACCACCTGCGCGAGAAGATCACCCACTTCGACCACGAGCGGATCCCGGAGCGGGTCGTGCACGCCCGCGGGGCCGGAGCGCACGGCTACTTCGAGGGCTACGGCACGGCGGCCTCCGTCACCTTCGCCGGACTGTTCGCCGAGGGGAAGCGGACGCCCGTGTTCGTGCGCTTCTCCACCGTCCTCGGCTCCCGCGGCTCGGCCGACACGGTCCGCGACACCCGCGGGTTCGCAACGAAGTTCTACACCGACGAGGGTGTCTGGGACCTGGTCGGCAACAACATGCCCGTCTTCTTCATCCAGGACGGGATCAAGTTCCCCGACATCATCCACGCCGGCAAGCCGCACCCGGACCGCGAGATCCCGCAGGCGCAGAGCGCCCACGACACCTTCTGGGACTTCGTCTCCCTGCACACCGAGGCCCAGCACCACGCGCTGTGGAACATGTCCGACCGCGGGATCCCCCGCTCGTTGCGGATGATGGAGGGCTTCGGCGTCCACACCTTCCGGCTCACGAACGAGGCCGGTGAGACCTCGCTGGTGAAATTCCACTGGAAGCCCCGGCTCGGCATCCACTCGCTGACCTGGGAGGAGGCCCAGCTGATCGGCGGCCTCGACCCTGACTTCCACCGCCGCGACCTCGCCGACGCCATCGAGGCGGACGCCCACCCCGAGTGGGAGCTCGGCATCCAGGTCTTCGAGGACACCGACGACCAGCTGTTCCTGGGCATCGACCTCCTCGACCCGACCAAGCTGGTGCCCGAGGAGCTCGCCCCCGTCCAGCCGATCGGCCGGATGGTGCTCGACCGCAACCCCACCAACTACTTCGCCGAGACCGAGCAGGTCGCCTTCCACGTCGGGCATCTCGTGCCCGGCATCGACGTCACCGACGACCCGCTGATCCAGGCCCGGCTGTTCTCGTACGTCGACACGCAGCTCACCCGGCTCGGCGGCCCGAACTTCAACCAGATCCCGGTCAACCGGACCCATGCGCCCGTCAACGACATGCTCCGCGACGGCTTCCACCAGCATGCGGTGCACGCCGGCGTGGCGCCGTACCACCCCAACTCCCTCGACGGTGGCTGTCCCTTCATGGCCGGCGCCGACCTGTCGGACGAGCAGACCCGCGCCTTCGTCGACGCGGCCCGCAACGTGGCGGGGTCGAAGGTCCGGGCCCAGCCCGCGACATTCGACGACCACTTCACCCAGCCCCGGCTGTTCTGGGCGAGCATGAGCCCGGTCGAGCAGGAGCACATCATCCGGTCGTACTCCTTCGAGCTCGGCAAGTGCTACGAGCAGGCGATCAAGGAGCGCCAGCTCCAGGCCCTGGCACAGATCGACCCCCGACTCTGCTCCGAGGTCGCCACGGCGCTCGGCCTGCCCGCACCCGAGCCCTCCGACACGCTCCCCGACGTGACGCCGAGCCATGCCCTGTCCCAGCTGGCCGGCGGGCCGTGGCCGGGCGACGGTCGTGTCGTCGGGATCGTGGTCGACCCCGACGGCGACCTCGCGGACGTCGCCGAGGTGCGCTCCACCGTCCGGTCCAGCGGCATGGTCCCGCTGGTCATCGCACCGCACGGCGGCACGGTCGGCGACCTCGATGTGCAGCGGACCTTCGCGACGGTGCGCTCGGTCGAGCTCGACGCGGTGCTCCTTGCCGGATCGCCCGTGGCCGCGCGCGACGCCCTGCCCGTGCGCGACGCCAAGGCCGGCGCCGCCCGCACCACGACACTCGACCCGCGGGTGGTGCTGCTGCTGGAGGAGGCCTACCGGCACGCGAAGGTCATCGGCGCCTGGGGCGAGGGCGTCCGCGCGCTCGCCGTCGCGGGCATCCCCGAGGACGTCCCCGGCGTCGTCACGGGAAGCGCGGGCATCGGCGTGCTGGACGAGGTCCTCGCCCTGTCCGGCATGCACCGGGCCTGGGATCGCTTCGTCACGTCGGGTCTAGCCTGA
- a CDS encoding metal ABC transporter permease translates to MSALELFSQPFMQRALIAALLTGLAAPAIGTFLVQRRLALMGDGIGHVAVTGVAIGLATGASPLWTAVLVAVLGAVLIEVIRERGQTNGDVALALLFYGGLAGGVFVSGLAGQSAAALNRFLFGSLTTISSGDVLITMVLAIAVVGLCVGLAPQLFAVAQDQEFARVAGLRVRVYNVLVAVLAAVSVTVAMRTVGLLLVSALMVVPVATAQQLTRSFRTTIGAAMVLGTLASVGGLVAATFASYQATVAPGPTIVLLALACYAVAWPIGIWQRHRARLREPFAAGQAAPSHEACGEHPHAHGPGCGHLAVPHDDHVDYVHDGHRHAVHGGHYDEH, encoded by the coding sequence GTGAGCGCCCTCGAGCTGTTCAGCCAGCCGTTCATGCAGCGCGCGCTCATCGCCGCGCTGCTCACCGGCCTGGCCGCGCCGGCGATCGGCACCTTCCTGGTCCAGCGCCGGCTCGCGCTGATGGGCGACGGGATCGGGCACGTCGCCGTCACCGGCGTCGCGATCGGTCTCGCTACGGGCGCGTCCCCGCTGTGGACGGCGGTCCTGGTCGCGGTCCTCGGCGCGGTGCTGATCGAGGTGATCCGCGAGCGCGGCCAGACCAACGGCGACGTCGCGCTGGCGCTGCTGTTCTACGGCGGCCTGGCCGGCGGCGTGTTCGTCAGCGGACTGGCCGGGCAGAGTGCCGCTGCGCTCAACCGCTTCCTCTTCGGCTCGCTGACCACCATCTCCTCGGGAGACGTGCTGATCACCATGGTGCTCGCGATCGCGGTCGTCGGGCTGTGCGTCGGGCTCGCTCCGCAGCTGTTCGCGGTCGCCCAGGACCAGGAGTTCGCCCGGGTCGCCGGGCTGCGGGTGCGCGTCTACAACGTGCTCGTCGCCGTGCTGGCCGCCGTGTCGGTCACCGTCGCCATGCGCACCGTCGGCCTGCTCCTCGTGTCCGCCCTGATGGTCGTCCCCGTCGCCACCGCCCAGCAGCTCACCCGCTCCTTCCGCACCACCATCGGCGCCGCCATGGTCCTCGGCACCCTCGCCTCGGTCGGCGGGCTGGTCGCGGCCACCTTCGCGTCGTACCAGGCGACCGTCGCGCCCGGCCCGACGATCGTGCTGCTCGCCCTCGCCTGCTACGCCGTCGCCTGGCCGATCGGCATCTGGCAGCGTCACCGTGCCCGCCTGCGCGAGCCGTTCGCGGCCGGCCAGGCCGCGCCGTCACACGAGGCGTGCGGCGAGCACCCGCATGCCCACGGGCCGGGGTGCGGGCACCTCGCCGTACCCCACGACGACCACGTCGACTACGTGCACGACGGGCACCGGCATGCCGTGCACGGCGGGCACTACGACGAGCACTGA
- a CDS encoding ABC transporter ATP-binding protein: MNAVPAVEVRDASVALGGRPVLRGIDVAVVPGDFVALMGANGSGKSTLVRAMVGLRPLIGGEVRLFGTPLEEYDAWSRIGYVPQRATAGSGIPASVWEVVAAGRLTRRRLLRPLSKADRAAIDDALEVVGLADRRRDAVTNLSGGQQQRVLIARALAGEPELFFLDEPTAGVDLPNQQVLADTLRRLKERGATIVLVAHELGPLAPLVDRAVVLRDGRVAYDGAALRDHEVHQPWFAEPHTHHHHHDPVPHPSTPLGTEPHLPGDRL, encoded by the coding sequence ATGAACGCAGTGCCCGCTGTCGAGGTCCGTGACGCCAGCGTCGCCCTGGGCGGACGCCCGGTGCTGCGCGGCATCGACGTGGCCGTCGTACCTGGTGACTTCGTGGCCCTGATGGGCGCCAACGGCTCCGGGAAGTCCACGCTGGTGCGGGCGATGGTCGGACTGCGGCCGCTGATCGGCGGCGAGGTGCGGCTGTTCGGCACCCCGCTCGAGGAGTACGACGCGTGGAGCCGGATCGGCTACGTCCCCCAGCGCGCCACCGCCGGCTCCGGCATCCCGGCCTCCGTGTGGGAGGTGGTCGCCGCCGGCCGGCTGACCCGGCGCCGCCTGCTGCGCCCGCTGTCGAAGGCGGACCGCGCGGCCATCGACGACGCGCTCGAGGTGGTCGGGCTCGCCGACCGCCGCCGCGACGCCGTCACCAACCTGTCCGGCGGCCAGCAGCAGCGGGTGCTCATCGCCCGTGCGCTGGCCGGCGAGCCGGAGCTGTTCTTCCTCGACGAGCCGACCGCGGGCGTCGACCTGCCCAACCAGCAGGTGCTCGCCGACACCCTGCGCCGGCTCAAGGAGCGCGGCGCGACCATCGTTCTCGTCGCCCACGAGCTCGGCCCGCTGGCCCCCCTCGTCGACCGGGCCGTCGTGCTCCGCGACGGCCGCGTGGCCTACGACGGCGCCGCGCTGCGCGACCACGAGGTGCACCAGCCGTGGTTCGCCGAGCCCCACACGCACCACCACCATCACGACCCCGTCCCCCATCCGTCGACGCCGCTGGGGACCGAGCCGCACCTGCCGGGAGACCGCCTGTGA
- the recO gene encoding DNA repair protein RecO: MPLYRDEAIVLRTRKLGEADRIVTLLTREHGVVRAVAKGVRRTTSRWGSRLEPFTHVDLQLAEGRNLDTITQAETRAAYAAPLGADYDRYTAGTAMLETAERLVVEEREPARQQFTLLLGGLNAMAAGTRNQCHVLDSYLLRALAIAGYAPAFVDCAHCGRPPVTATGELGHHRWFNPSMGGVLCSTCRIPGSATPAAETLTLLGGLLSGDWSVIEAADPRHVREASGLVAAFVQWQLERGLRSLAYVER, encoded by the coding sequence GTGCCGCTCTACCGCGACGAGGCGATCGTCCTGCGCACCCGCAAGCTGGGTGAGGCGGACCGCATCGTCACGCTGCTGACCCGCGAGCACGGCGTGGTCCGTGCGGTCGCCAAGGGCGTGCGCCGTACGACGTCGCGGTGGGGCTCGCGCCTCGAGCCGTTCACCCACGTCGACCTGCAGCTCGCCGAGGGGCGCAACCTCGACACGATCACCCAGGCCGAGACCCGGGCCGCGTACGCCGCCCCGCTGGGCGCCGACTACGACCGCTACACCGCCGGCACCGCGATGCTGGAGACCGCCGAGCGGCTGGTGGTCGAGGAGCGCGAGCCCGCGCGCCAGCAGTTCACGCTGCTGCTCGGCGGGCTCAACGCGATGGCGGCAGGCACCCGCAACCAGTGCCACGTCCTCGACTCCTACCTGCTGCGCGCGCTCGCCATCGCCGGCTACGCCCCGGCCTTCGTCGACTGCGCCCACTGCGGTCGACCGCCCGTGACCGCGACCGGCGAGCTCGGCCATCACCGCTGGTTCAACCCGTCGATGGGCGGCGTGCTCTGCTCGACGTGCCGGATCCCCGGCTCCGCCACGCCCGCCGCCGAGACTCTCACCCTGCTCGGCGGCCTGCTCTCCGGCGACTGGTCGGTCATCGAGGCGGCCGACCCGCGCCACGTCCGTGAGGCCAGCGGCCTGGTCGCCGCGTTCGTGCAGTGGCAGCTGGAGCGGGGCCTCCGGTCGCTGGCGTACGTCGAGCGCTGA
- a CDS encoding isoprenyl transferase: MTRSTRRTRAAAAAAATRGPVRPPTPHPSGARPPAVPAELVPHHVAVVMDGNGRWAKERGLPRTKGHEEGESSLFDVVEGAIEIGVKAISAYAFSTENWSRSPEEVKFLMGFNRDVIRRRRDEMHELGVRVRWAGRAPRLWKSVITELQVAEEMTKHNDVLTLTMCVNYGGRSELGDAARGLARDVAAGRINPDKVDEKTLGRYLYVPELPDADLIWRTSGEQRLSNFMLYQAAYSEFVFSDVLWPDVDRRHLWAAIDEYARRDRRYGGAEPNPAV, encoded by the coding sequence GTGACCCGCTCCACCCGTCGTACCCGCGCCGCCGCGGCCGCTGCCGCCACCCGGGGCCCGGTCCGCCCGCCCACGCCGCACCCCTCGGGTGCCCGGCCGCCCGCCGTACCCGCCGAGCTGGTCCCGCACCACGTCGCGGTCGTGATGGACGGCAACGGCCGCTGGGCCAAGGAGCGCGGGTTGCCACGCACGAAGGGCCACGAGGAGGGGGAGTCGAGCCTGTTCGACGTGGTCGAGGGCGCGATCGAGATCGGCGTGAAGGCGATCTCGGCGTACGCCTTCTCCACCGAGAACTGGTCGCGCAGCCCCGAGGAGGTCAAGTTCCTCATGGGCTTCAACCGCGACGTGATCCGCCGCCGTCGCGACGAGATGCACGAGCTCGGGGTCCGGGTCCGGTGGGCCGGTCGCGCACCGCGGCTGTGGAAGTCGGTCATCACCGAGCTCCAGGTCGCCGAGGAGATGACCAAGCACAACGACGTCCTCACGCTGACCATGTGCGTCAACTACGGCGGCCGCTCCGAGCTCGGCGACGCCGCGCGCGGGCTCGCCCGGGACGTGGCCGCGGGGCGGATCAACCCCGACAAGGTCGACGAGAAGACGCTCGGCCGCTACCTCTACGTTCCCGAGCTCCCCGACGCCGACCTGATCTGGCGCACCTCCGGCGAGCAGCGGCTCTCGAACTTCATGCTCTACCAGGCCGCCTACTCCGAGTTCGTCTTCTCCGACGTGCTCTGGCCCGACGTCGACCGCCGTCACCTGTGGGCCGCCATCGACGAGTACGCCCGCCGGGACCGGCGCTACGGCGGCGCGGAGCCGAACCCGGCCGTCTGA
- a CDS encoding septum formation family protein: MLHRAVVLIALALLAPVLAACGTQNQGSNTDDDLVDSLEVPESGVCRSLTPEDVAHPANATRTVPCSKEHTAETFATGELPSEFDDADYDDKDLGRFAYKTCSTAFATFVAADESLVLRTTLSWAWFRPSEKAWGKGARWYRCDVLGGSAASTSYRPLPETAKGMLAGRPPDVWLSCARGPSVGEGEKVPCSQKHDWRAVTTVKLGQPEDAYPGDRVMESRTRSFCSNSVKAWLNYPSEFEYGFTFFHKAEWDAGIRRSVCWARTSE, translated from the coding sequence GTGCTGCACCGAGCCGTCGTGCTGATCGCGCTCGCCCTGCTGGCACCCGTGCTCGCGGCGTGCGGCACCCAGAACCAGGGCAGCAACACCGACGACGACCTGGTCGACTCCCTCGAGGTCCCCGAGAGCGGCGTGTGCCGCTCCCTGACGCCCGAGGACGTCGCCCACCCGGCGAACGCGACCCGGACCGTCCCGTGCTCGAAGGAGCACACGGCCGAGACCTTCGCGACCGGTGAGCTGCCCTCCGAGTTCGACGACGCCGACTACGACGACAAGGACCTCGGCCGGTTCGCCTACAAGACCTGCTCGACCGCCTTCGCGACGTTCGTCGCGGCCGACGAGAGCCTGGTGCTGCGCACGACCCTGAGCTGGGCCTGGTTCCGGCCCTCGGAGAAGGCGTGGGGCAAGGGCGCGCGCTGGTATCGCTGCGACGTGCTCGGCGGGAGCGCGGCGAGCACGTCGTACCGCCCCCTTCCGGAGACCGCGAAGGGGATGCTCGCCGGGCGCCCGCCGGACGTGTGGCTCAGCTGCGCGCGCGGCCCGTCGGTCGGCGAGGGCGAGAAGGTGCCGTGCTCGCAGAAGCACGACTGGCGTGCGGTGACGACCGTGAAGCTCGGGCAGCCGGAGGACGCGTACCCCGGCGACCGCGTGATGGAGAGCCGCACCCGGTCCTTCTGCTCCAACTCGGTCAAGGCATGGCTGAACTACCCCTCCGAGTTCGAGTACGGGTTCACGTTCTTCCACAAGGCCGAGTGGGACGCCGGGATCCGGCGCTCGGTGTGCTGGGCGAGGACGAGCGAGTGA
- a CDS encoding alpha/beta fold hydrolase, giving the protein MRAQRASKPALASEQVGQVFVEGRRGRDRLEFTEYGAGDAWVVLVPPLLVPRRVHDRSARMLASSGLHVLVLDPLGHGRSDKPADPLSYSVSAFADQVVALLDHVGAARAVVGGSSIGADVALEVAVRAPERVTGLLLDGPVLENALGAQLSVLTPVLATARFAPFALTALRLVTRPLPRRLAPEWVRLALETLDARPGPVAAVVRGVLFGRIAPSSDERAALTVPTLVLARTADPFHPVGDAETLVGEIAGAVLERAETPFEWRRRPERLDLVVTRFVLECARPTRRGRRTRSS; this is encoded by the coding sequence GTGCGAGCGCAGCGAGCCTCGAAACCCGCGCTGGCCTCCGAGCAGGTCGGACAGGTCTTCGTCGAGGGTCGGCGCGGCCGCGACCGTCTCGAGTTCACCGAGTACGGCGCCGGGGACGCCTGGGTCGTCCTGGTCCCGCCGCTGCTGGTGCCGCGGCGGGTCCACGACCGCTCCGCACGGATGCTCGCCTCCAGCGGGCTGCACGTGCTCGTCCTGGACCCGCTCGGCCACGGCCGCTCCGACAAGCCCGCCGACCCGCTGTCCTACTCGGTGAGCGCGTTCGCCGACCAGGTCGTCGCGCTGCTCGACCACGTCGGCGCCGCGCGGGCCGTGGTCGGCGGCAGCTCGATCGGCGCCGACGTCGCGCTCGAGGTCGCGGTCCGCGCCCCCGAGCGGGTGACCGGCCTGCTGCTCGACGGGCCGGTCCTCGAGAACGCCCTCGGTGCCCAGCTCTCCGTGCTCACCCCGGTGCTGGCGACCGCCCGGTTCGCGCCCTTCGCGCTCACCGCGCTGCGCCTGGTCACCCGACCGCTCCCGCGTCGCCTCGCTCCCGAATGGGTGCGGCTGGCGCTCGAGACCCTCGACGCCCGCCCCGGCCCGGTCGCCGCCGTGGTCCGCGGCGTGCTCTTCGGCCGGATCGCGCCCTCCTCGGACGAGCGGGCCGCGTTGACCGTGCCGACGCTGGTCCTGGCCCGCACCGCCGACCCGTTCCACCCGGTCGGCGACGCCGAGACGCTCGTCGGCGAGATCGCCGGCGCGGTCCTGGAGCGGGCCGAGACGCCGTTCGAGTGGCGGCGACGCCCCGAGCGACTGGACCTGGTGGTCACCCGGTTCGTGCTCGAGTGCGCGCGGCCGACGCGGCGCGGGCGTCGTACGCGATCGTCCTGA
- a CDS encoding septum formation family protein, with translation MRNPTPRPRRASAVAAALLAVTGLAACSSGGDDGGTAPKQEPTTQTTASAPDPGPATGACYSLPYDAAVAPTSKVEAIDCGQAHTSVTFAIGAIDAVVDGHLLAVDSERVQSQVSSACPAQLLTYVGGTLTSLRLSMIRSIWFTPTVEQSDAGATWYRCDAVVLDGASKLADLDSDLKGALAKGVPDKYAMCGTAAPDAPSFERVRCSAKHSWRAIDVVAFEEADYPGAKKVQEAGRTRCEDAAADVATDPLTFKWGYEWPTKEQWAMGQKFGRCWTAE, from the coding sequence ATGAGGAACCCGACGCCCCGGCCGCGCCGCGCGAGCGCCGTCGCCGCGGCCCTGCTCGCCGTGACCGGCCTCGCCGCCTGCAGCAGCGGCGGTGACGACGGCGGCACGGCACCGAAGCAGGAGCCGACGACCCAGACGACCGCGTCCGCACCCGACCCGGGTCCCGCCACCGGCGCCTGCTACTCCCTGCCGTACGACGCCGCCGTCGCCCCCACCTCCAAGGTCGAGGCGATCGACTGCGGCCAGGCGCACACCAGCGTCACCTTCGCGATCGGCGCCATCGACGCGGTCGTCGACGGCCACCTGCTCGCCGTCGACTCCGAACGGGTCCAGTCCCAGGTGTCCTCGGCCTGCCCCGCCCAGCTGCTGACCTACGTCGGCGGCACCCTCACGAGCCTGCGGCTGAGCATGATCCGCTCGATCTGGTTCACCCCCACCGTCGAGCAGTCCGACGCCGGCGCCACCTGGTACCGCTGCGACGCCGTCGTCCTCGACGGCGCCTCCAAGCTCGCCGACCTCGACAGCGACCTCAAGGGCGCGCTGGCCAAGGGCGTCCCCGACAAGTACGCCATGTGCGGGACCGCCGCCCCCGACGCCCCCTCCTTCGAGCGGGTCCGCTGCTCGGCCAAGCACTCCTGGCGCGCGATCGACGTCGTCGCCTTCGAGGAGGCCGACTACCCCGGTGCCAAGAAGGTGCAGGAGGCCGGGCGCACCCGGTGCGAGGATGCCGCCGCCGACGTCGCCACGGACCCGCTGACGTTCAAGT
- the leuA gene encoding 2-isopropylmalate synthase, protein MTKPSVTIPSQQPSGMPYHRYTAFEPVTVPDRTWPDQKITRAPRWLSTDLRDGNQALIDPMSPSRKMKMFELLVQMGYKEIEVGFPAASQTDFDFVRQLVEEDRIPDDVRVSVLTQAREDLIARTVESLKGADKATVHLYNATAPLFQRVVFHVTEAECIAIATRGTEWVMKYADQLLEGTDFGYQYSPEIFTQTPTDFALEVCERVSDVWQPEAGREIILNLPATVEMSTPNTYADQIEYFGRNLTRREHSVISLHPHNDRGTAVAATELALMAGADRVEGCLFGHGERTGNVDLVTLGMNLFSQGIDPQVDFASNGGIDEIRRTVEYCTQLPVHPRHPWAGDLVYTAFSGSHQDAIKKGLEDLDRIAAEQGKPVGEIPWEAPYLPIDPKDVGRTYEAVIRVNSQSGKGGVAYVLKAEHSLDLPRRAQIEFSRVIQQHTDAQGGEVTPEDIWTIFRKEYLDRETPYDLVSFSSSTSEDGDDRQEVRLAVRGEEQTFTGMGNGPVAAFVDGMRQAGADIRVLDYAEHALSSGGDALAAAYVECEIAGEIVWGIGIHHNIVTASLRAVVCAANRARTTTIPAAPVEPIG, encoded by the coding sequence ATGACCAAGCCGAGCGTCACCATCCCGTCGCAGCAGCCGAGCGGGATGCCGTACCACCGCTACACCGCCTTCGAGCCCGTCACCGTGCCGGACCGCACCTGGCCGGACCAGAAGATCACCCGTGCGCCGCGGTGGCTGTCCACCGACCTGCGTGACGGCAACCAGGCGCTCATCGACCCGATGAGCCCCTCGCGCAAGATGAAGATGTTCGAGCTCTTGGTCCAGATGGGCTACAAGGAGATCGAGGTCGGCTTCCCGGCCGCGAGCCAGACCGACTTCGACTTCGTGCGCCAGCTCGTCGAGGAGGACCGGATCCCCGACGACGTACGCGTCTCGGTGCTGACCCAGGCCCGCGAGGACCTGATCGCGCGCACCGTCGAGTCGCTCAAGGGCGCCGACAAGGCGACCGTCCACCTCTACAACGCCACCGCGCCGCTGTTCCAGCGCGTCGTCTTCCACGTCACCGAGGCCGAGTGCATCGCGATCGCGACGCGCGGCACCGAGTGGGTCATGAAGTACGCCGACCAGCTGCTCGAGGGCACCGACTTCGGGTACCAGTACAGCCCCGAGATCTTCACCCAGACGCCGACCGACTTCGCGCTCGAGGTCTGCGAGCGGGTCTCCGACGTCTGGCAGCCCGAGGCCGGCCGCGAGATCATCCTCAACCTGCCGGCGACCGTCGAGATGTCGACGCCCAACACCTACGCCGACCAGATCGAGTACTTCGGGCGCAACCTGACCCGGCGCGAGCACTCGGTCATCAGCCTGCACCCCCACAACGACCGCGGTACGGCGGTCGCGGCCACCGAGCTGGCACTGATGGCCGGCGCCGACCGGGTCGAGGGCTGCCTGTTCGGACACGGCGAGCGCACCGGCAACGTCGACCTGGTGACCCTCGGCATGAACCTGTTCAGCCAGGGCATCGACCCGCAGGTCGACTTCGCGAGCAACGGAGGGATCGACGAGATCCGCCGCACGGTCGAGTACTGCACGCAGCTGCCCGTCCACCCGCGCCACCCGTGGGCCGGCGACCTCGTCTACACCGCCTTCTCCGGCTCCCACCAGGACGCCATCAAGAAGGGCCTGGAGGACCTCGACCGGATCGCCGCCGAGCAGGGCAAGCCGGTCGGCGAGATCCCGTGGGAGGCGCCGTACCTGCCGATCGACCCGAAGGACGTCGGCCGCACCTACGAGGCGGTCATCCGGGTCAACAGCCAGTCGGGCAAGGGCGGTGTCGCGTACGTCCTCAAGGCCGAGCACAGCCTGGACCTGCCGCGCCGCGCGCAGATCGAGTTCAGCCGCGTCATCCAGCAGCACACCGACGCCCAGGGCGGCGAGGTGACGCCGGAGGACATCTGGACGATCTTCCGCAAGGAGTACCTCGACCGCGAGACGCCCTACGACCTGGTCTCGTTCTCCTCCTCGACCAGCGAGGACGGTGACGACCGCCAGGAGGTCCGCCTCGCCGTGCGCGGCGAGGAGCAGACCTTCACCGGCATGGGCAACGGCCCGGTCGCCGCGTTCGTCGACGGCATGCGCCAGGCGGGCGCCGACATCCGGGTCCTCGACTACGCCGAGCACGCGCTCTCCTCGGGTGGCGACGCCCTCGCGGCGGCGTACGTCGAGTGCGAGATCGCCGGCGAGATCGTCTGGGGCATCGGGATCCACCACAACATCGTCACGGCCTCGCTCCGTGCGGTGGTCTGCGCCGCCAACCGGGCGCGGACGACCACCATCCCGGCCGCTCCCGTCGAGCCGATCGGCTGA
- a CDS encoding flavodoxin family protein: MPRLLIVHHSPSRSMQSLLEQVVSGAHDEDVQAGTPVEVVVRPALEASADDVLAADGYVLGTTANFGYMSGALKHFFDSTFLAVGGALDPSGAPAVSTGSTTSGRETTGRPYGLWLHGRYDLTGAERSVHSIVGALGWRQGYDVLGVLGEVDDAALDAAYALGATITALLTD, from the coding sequence GTGCCTCGGCTCCTCATCGTCCACCACTCCCCCAGCCGCTCGATGCAGTCCCTCCTCGAGCAGGTGGTGTCGGGGGCCCATGACGAGGACGTCCAGGCCGGCACGCCCGTCGAGGTCGTCGTCCGGCCGGCGCTCGAGGCGAGCGCCGACGACGTCCTGGCCGCCGACGGCTACGTCCTGGGCACCACGGCCAACTTCGGCTACATGAGCGGCGCGCTCAAGCACTTCTTCGACTCCACCTTCCTCGCCGTCGGCGGGGCGCTCGACCCGAGCGGCGCGCCCGCGGTCTCGACAGGCTCGACCACCTCGGGGAGGGAGACGACCGGGCGTCCGTACGGGCTGTGGCTGCACGGACGCTACGACCTGACCGGCGCCGAGCGGTCGGTGCACTCGATCGTGGGCGCGCTCGGCTGGCGTCAGGGGTACGACGTCCTCGGCGTCCTCGGCGAGGTCGACGACGCCGCGTTGGATGCGGCCTATGCGCTGGGCGCTACGATCACGGCACTCCTGACCGACTGA